A part of Streptomyces sp. NBC_01235 genomic DNA contains:
- a CDS encoding xylulokinase has product MGIVAGLDSSPDFTRIVVCDADTGAVLRQGYAPHPMEGAESGGRPSDVDPQAWLLSLGEAAGGGLLEGVQAIGVSSQQNAVVPLDSQGNTVRPAMVGGDKRAQVAAADLVDALGGREAWAQAVGCVPQAAQPVTKLRWLAKNEPDAAARTAVLLQAHDWLVWQLLGRPVRRTTDRGGASGTGYWSAATGGYRPDLVELALGHQTMLPEVIGPSDAAGTTPEGLLISAGTGETMAAALGLGIGLGDAVVSLGASGSVMAVHPEALVDQSGMITSLADATGMHLPVVTTLNAVRTLRGAAELVGAADLEALSDLAMKSTPGSHGLVMLPYLEGERTPNLPHTAGTLAGLRRESMKPEHFARAAFEGMLCGLADALDVLRGRGVDVRRIFLLGAAAELPAVQSAAPALFGAQVVVPQPADYAAIGAARQAAWALGVSQGTLDPRNPPAWQGAAAQVLDPGEELAVGQAVRQQFVSVREQTHPGAFRA; this is encoded by the coding sequence ATGGGGATAGTCGCCGGGTTGGACAGTTCGCCCGATTTCACTCGTATCGTCGTCTGCGACGCGGACACCGGAGCCGTGCTCCGGCAGGGATATGCGCCGCATCCGATGGAAGGCGCCGAGAGCGGTGGGCGGCCCTCCGATGTCGATCCGCAGGCCTGGCTGCTGTCCCTGGGCGAGGCCGCGGGCGGTGGGCTGCTCGAAGGTGTGCAGGCCATCGGGGTGTCCTCGCAGCAGAACGCCGTCGTGCCGCTGGACTCACAGGGCAACACCGTGCGCCCGGCGATGGTCGGCGGCGACAAGCGCGCGCAGGTCGCGGCGGCCGACCTGGTCGACGCGCTCGGCGGGCGCGAGGCGTGGGCGCAGGCGGTGGGATGCGTGCCCCAGGCGGCCCAGCCGGTGACCAAGCTGCGCTGGCTGGCAAAGAACGAGCCGGACGCCGCCGCGCGGACCGCCGTGCTGCTCCAGGCCCACGACTGGCTGGTGTGGCAGCTGCTCGGGCGGCCCGTGCGAAGGACCACCGATCGCGGTGGGGCCTCCGGGACCGGCTACTGGTCCGCCGCCACCGGCGGCTACCGTCCCGACCTCGTGGAGCTGGCGCTCGGTCACCAGACCATGCTGCCCGAGGTGATCGGGCCGTCCGACGCGGCCGGTACGACGCCGGAGGGGCTGCTGATCTCCGCCGGGACCGGCGAGACCATGGCCGCGGCCCTGGGTCTCGGGATCGGGCTCGGCGACGCGGTCGTGTCGCTGGGCGCCTCCGGGTCCGTGATGGCCGTGCACCCCGAGGCGCTCGTCGACCAGAGCGGGATGATCACCTCCCTGGCGGACGCGACCGGCATGCATCTGCCCGTCGTCACCACCCTGAACGCCGTACGGACCCTGCGGGGCGCCGCCGAGCTGGTCGGGGCGGCCGATCTGGAGGCGCTGTCGGACCTGGCGATGAAGTCGACGCCGGGGTCGCACGGGCTGGTCATGCTGCCCTACCTGGAGGGTGAGCGGACGCCGAACCTGCCGCACACCGCCGGGACGCTGGCCGGGCTGCGGCGCGAGTCCATGAAGCCCGAGCACTTCGCGCGGGCCGCCTTCGAGGGCATGCTGTGCGGGCTCGCGGACGCGCTCGACGTGCTGCGCGGCCGGGGCGTGGACGTGCGGCGGATCTTCCTGCTCGGGGCGGCGGCCGAGCTGCCGGCCGTGCAGTCGGCGGCGCCCGCGCTGTTCGGGGCGCAGGTCGTCGTACCGCAGCCGGCGGACTACGCGGCGATCGGGGCGGCCCGGCAGGCGGCGTGGGCGCTCGGCGTCTCGCAGGGCACCCTCGACCCGCGGAACCCGCCGGCCTGGCAGGGGGCGGCGGCGCAGGTTCTGGACCCGGGTGAGGAGCTGGCCGTGGGGCAGGCGGTGCGCCAGCAGTTCGTGTCGGTGCGCGAGCAGACGCATCCCGGGGCGTTTCGCGCGTGA
- a CDS encoding ABC transporter ATP-binding protein translates to MLIRLLRTYLRPYRKPITLLVLLQFLQTCATLYLPTLNAHIIDKGVVEGDTGYILSFGGVMIGISLAQVVCNIGAVYYGARTAAALGRDVRAAVFDRVQSFSAREIGHFGAPTLITRTTNDVQQIQMLTLMTFTLLVSAPIMCVGGIVLALGLDVPLSGVLVAVVPTLGICVTLIVRRLRPLFRSMQVKLDTVNRVLREQISGNRVIRAFVRDEYEQQRFRKANADLTDISLKTGNLLALMFPVVMTTVNLSSIAVVWFGAHRIDSGGMQIGDLTAFLAYLMQIVMSVMMATFMFMMVPRAEVCAERIQEVLDTSSSVVPPMAPVTELRRHGHLEIRGAGFRYPGAEEPVLKGVELVALPGETTAVIGSTGSGKSTLLGLVPRLFDATEGEVLVDGVAVAEVDPVLLAKTVGLVPQKPYLFAGTVATNLRYGNPDATDEELWHALEVAQAKDFVSKLENGLDSPIAQGGTNVSGGQRQRLAIARTLVQRPEIYLFDDSFSALDYATDAALRAALGRETAEATVVIVAQRVATIRDADRIIVLDEGRVVGTGTHRELMADNETYREIVLSQLTEAEAA, encoded by the coding sequence GTGCTCATACGACTACTGAGGACCTACCTCAGGCCCTACCGAAAACCCATCACCCTGCTGGTGCTGCTGCAGTTCCTGCAGACCTGCGCCACCCTCTACCTGCCCACACTCAACGCCCACATCATCGACAAGGGCGTCGTCGAGGGCGACACCGGCTACATCCTGTCCTTCGGCGGCGTGATGATCGGCATCTCGCTCGCACAGGTCGTGTGCAACATCGGCGCGGTGTACTACGGCGCCAGGACCGCCGCCGCGCTCGGCCGGGACGTGCGGGCGGCCGTCTTCGACCGGGTGCAGTCCTTCTCCGCCCGCGAGATCGGCCACTTCGGCGCGCCCACGCTGATCACCCGGACGACGAACGACGTCCAGCAGATCCAGATGCTGACCCTGATGACGTTCACGCTGTTGGTGTCGGCCCCCATCATGTGCGTGGGCGGCATCGTGCTGGCGCTCGGCCTGGACGTGCCGTTGTCCGGGGTGCTGGTCGCCGTGGTGCCGACCCTGGGCATCTGCGTGACGCTGATCGTGCGCCGGCTGCGGCCGCTGTTCCGGTCCATGCAGGTGAAGTTGGACACCGTGAACCGGGTGCTGCGCGAGCAGATCAGCGGCAACCGGGTCATCCGGGCCTTCGTCCGGGACGAGTACGAGCAGCAGCGGTTCCGGAAGGCCAACGCCGACCTCACGGACATCTCGCTGAAGACCGGCAACCTGCTCGCGCTGATGTTCCCGGTGGTCATGACCACGGTGAACCTGTCGTCGATCGCGGTGGTCTGGTTCGGGGCCCACCGCATCGACAGCGGCGGCATGCAGATCGGTGATCTGACCGCCTTCCTCGCCTACCTCATGCAGATCGTCATGTCCGTGATGATGGCCACCTTCATGTTCATGATGGTGCCGCGCGCGGAGGTGTGCGCCGAGCGCATCCAGGAGGTGCTGGACACCTCTTCGTCGGTCGTGCCGCCGATGGCACCTGTCACCGAGCTGCGCCGGCACGGGCATCTGGAGATCCGGGGCGCGGGCTTCCGCTATCCCGGCGCCGAGGAGCCCGTCCTCAAGGGCGTCGAGCTGGTGGCGCTGCCCGGTGAGACGACCGCCGTGATCGGCTCGACCGGCAGCGGCAAGTCCACGCTGCTCGGGCTGGTGCCCCGGCTGTTCGACGCGACCGAGGGCGAGGTGCTCGTCGACGGGGTGGCCGTCGCCGAGGTCGACCCGGTGCTGCTGGCGAAGACCGTCGGACTCGTGCCGCAGAAGCCGTACCTGTTCGCGGGCACGGTCGCCACCAACCTGCGCTACGGCAATCCGGACGCCACGGACGAGGAGTTGTGGCACGCGCTGGAGGTGGCGCAGGCCAAGGACTTCGTGAGCAAGCTGGAGAACGGGCTGGACTCCCCCATCGCGCAGGGCGGCACGAACGTCTCCGGTGGTCAGCGGCAGCGGCTCGCGATCGCCCGTACGCTCGTGCAGCGGCCGGAGATCTACCTCTTCGACGACTCCTTCTCCGCCCTCGACTACGCCACCGACGCGGCACTGCGGGCGGCGCTCGGGCGGGAGACCGCCGAGGCGACCGTCGTGATCGTCGCCCAGCGGGTGGCGACCATCCGCGACGCCGACCGGATCATCGTCCTCGACGAGGGCCGGGTCGTCGGCACGGGCACGCACCGCGAGCTCATGGCGGACAACGAGACCTATCGGGAGATCGTGCTCTCCCAGCTCACGGAAGCGGAGGCAGCCTGA
- a CDS encoding ABC transporter ATP-binding protein — translation MAGPMGRMMAGTGPENRSLDFKVSGKRLLGHFRPERLTLYAMLVCVVLSVGLNVVGPKILGKATDLVFAGIIGRQMPAGASKEQVLDSMRERGEGSVADMLRSTDFTPGKGIDFGEVGEVLLFALGVFLVAGLLMAVATRLVNKAVNRTMFRMREDVQTKLSRLPLSYFDKRQRGEVLSRATNDIDNIGQTLQQSMGQLINSLLTIIGVLAMMFWVSWLLALVALVTVPLSFVVATRVGKRSQPHFVQQWRTTGKLNAHIEEMYTGHTLVKVFGRQEESAGQFAEQNEALYEAGFKAQFNSGVMQPLMMFVSNINYVLVAVVGGLRVASGALSIGDVQAFIQYSRQFSMPLTQVASMANLVQSGVASAERIFELLDAEEQEADPVAAERPAELRGRVALEGVSFRYDPQKPLIEDLSLTVEPGHTVAIVGPTGAGKTTLVNLLMRFYDVSGGRITLDGVDVGRMSRDELRAGIGMVLQDTWLFGGTIAENIAYGASREVTRGEIEEAARAAHADRFVRTLPDGYDTVIDDEGSGVSAGEKQLITIARAFLSDPTILVLDEATSSVDTRTEVLIQKAMAKLAHGRTSFVIAHRLSTIRDADTILVMENGSIVEQGAHAELLAADGAYARLYKAQFAQAVAEVD, via the coding sequence ATGGCCGGGCCCATGGGGCGCATGATGGCGGGCACCGGTCCCGAGAACCGCTCGCTGGACTTCAAGGTGTCCGGCAAACGGCTGCTCGGCCACTTCAGGCCGGAGCGGCTCACCCTCTACGCGATGCTGGTCTGCGTGGTGCTGAGCGTCGGCCTCAACGTGGTCGGGCCGAAGATCCTCGGCAAGGCCACCGACCTGGTCTTCGCGGGCATCATCGGACGGCAGATGCCGGCCGGGGCGAGCAAGGAGCAGGTCCTCGACTCGATGCGGGAGCGCGGCGAGGGCAGCGTCGCGGACATGCTCAGGAGCACGGACTTCACGCCCGGCAAGGGCATCGACTTCGGCGAGGTCGGTGAGGTCCTGCTGTTCGCGCTCGGCGTGTTCCTCGTCGCCGGTCTGCTGATGGCGGTGGCGACGCGCCTGGTCAACAAGGCCGTCAACCGCACGATGTTCCGGATGCGCGAGGACGTGCAGACGAAGCTGTCGCGGCTGCCGCTGTCGTACTTCGACAAGCGCCAGCGCGGTGAGGTGCTCTCCCGTGCGACGAACGACATCGACAACATCGGGCAGACGCTCCAGCAGTCGATGGGCCAGCTCATCAACTCGCTGCTGACCATCATCGGCGTGCTGGCGATGATGTTCTGGGTGTCGTGGCTGCTCGCGCTGGTCGCGCTGGTGACCGTGCCGCTGTCGTTCGTCGTCGCCACGCGGGTGGGCAAGCGGTCGCAGCCGCACTTCGTGCAGCAGTGGCGCACCACCGGCAAGCTCAACGCGCACATCGAGGAGATGTACACCGGCCACACGCTGGTGAAGGTGTTCGGCCGCCAGGAGGAGTCGGCCGGGCAGTTCGCCGAGCAGAACGAGGCGCTGTACGAGGCCGGGTTCAAGGCGCAGTTCAACAGCGGTGTCATGCAGCCGCTGATGATGTTCGTGTCGAACATCAACTACGTCCTGGTGGCGGTGGTGGGCGGCCTGCGCGTCGCGTCGGGCGCCCTCTCCATCGGTGACGTGCAGGCGTTCATCCAGTACTCGCGCCAGTTCTCGATGCCGCTGACGCAGGTCGCGTCGATGGCGAACCTGGTGCAGTCGGGCGTCGCCTCGGCCGAGCGGATCTTCGAACTCCTGGACGCGGAGGAGCAGGAGGCGGATCCGGTGGCGGCCGAGCGGCCCGCGGAGCTGCGCGGACGGGTGGCGCTGGAGGGCGTGTCCTTCCGGTACGACCCGCAGAAGCCGCTGATCGAGGACCTGTCGCTGACGGTGGAGCCCGGCCACACGGTCGCCATCGTCGGCCCGACGGGCGCCGGCAAGACGACGCTGGTGAACCTGCTCATGCGGTTCTACGACGTCTCCGGCGGGCGCATCACCCTCGACGGCGTCGACGTCGGGCGGATGTCCCGCGACGAACTGCGCGCCGGGATCGGCATGGTGCTCCAGGACACCTGGCTGTTCGGCGGCACCATCGCGGAGAACATCGCGTACGGGGCGTCGCGGGAGGTCACCCGCGGCGAGATCGAGGAGGCGGCACGGGCGGCGCACGCCGACCGGTTCGTCCGCACCCTCCCCGACGGCTACGACACCGTGATCGACGACGAGGGCAGCGGGGTCAGCGCCGGTGAGAAGCAGCTGATCACCATCGCGCGGGCGTTCCTGTCCGACCCGACGATCCTGGTGCTCGACGAGGCCACCAGCTCCGTCGACACCCGCACCGAGGTGCTGATCCAGAAGGCGATGGCGAAACTGGCCCACGGGCGTACGTCCTTCGTCATCGCGCACCGGCTGTCGACCATCCGGGACGCCGACACGATCCTGGTGATGGAGAACGGCTCGATCGTCGAGCAGGGCGCCCATGCCGAGCTGCTCGCGGCCGACGGCGCGTACGCGCGGCTGTACAAGGCGCAGTTCGCGCAGGCGGTCGCGGAGGTCGACTGA
- the dnaG gene encoding DNA primase, translated as MAGRINDEDVKAVRDAVPIDAVVSEYLQLRNAGGGNLKGLCPFHDEKSPSFQVSPSKGLFHCFGCQEGGDTITFVMKVDHLTFSEVVERLAAQAGITLRYEEGGYNPSHQRGERIRLVEAHKIAAEWYAEQLATSPEADTGRIFLADRGFDQAAAVHFGVGYSPQGWDHLTRFLRGKGFTDKELLLSGLSQEGRRGPIDRFRGRLMWPIRDIGGEVVGFGARKLYEADNGPKYLNTPDTAIYRKSQVLYGIDLAKQHIAKTSRAVVVEGYTDVMACHLAGVTTAIATCGTAFGGDHIKILRRLLMDNGSARVIFTFDGDAAGQKAALRAFEDDQKFAAETYIAIAPDNMDPCDLRLAKGDEAVADLVEPRTPLFEFALRQIVVRYDLDTPAGRAAALDEAAPIVARIKNSGAQHEVAVQLAGMLGILDTQFVVKRVAQLARWARDRGGKGPAPARGGSQPYDAAPRPTAGGPALNLRNAVYATERELLKLALQRPELVAPAFDAYGVDEFTAAPYAAVRQAIQDAGGAEWGMQDGQEYLVRVREAAPDDTVRAMVTELAVEAIMRRTVDENYAGEQLVTVRRRAVTRRLTDLQSTLTRLGHTDPAQAAAVQNEMMILTRYDRALQHEGPSAL; from the coding sequence GTGGCAGGACGGATCAACGACGAGGACGTGAAGGCGGTACGGGACGCGGTCCCGATCGACGCCGTGGTGTCCGAGTACCTCCAGCTGCGCAACGCGGGCGGCGGCAACCTCAAGGGGCTGTGCCCGTTCCACGACGAGAAGTCGCCGTCCTTCCAGGTCAGCCCGAGCAAGGGGCTCTTCCACTGCTTCGGCTGCCAGGAGGGCGGCGACACCATCACGTTCGTGATGAAGGTCGACCACCTCACCTTCTCCGAGGTCGTCGAGCGCCTCGCCGCCCAGGCCGGCATCACGCTGCGCTACGAGGAGGGCGGCTACAACCCCTCCCACCAGCGCGGCGAACGCATCCGTCTGGTCGAGGCCCACAAGATCGCCGCCGAGTGGTACGCGGAACAGCTCGCCACCAGCCCCGAGGCCGACACCGGCCGGATCTTCCTCGCCGACCGCGGCTTCGACCAGGCCGCCGCCGTCCACTTCGGCGTCGGCTACAGCCCCCAGGGCTGGGACCACCTCACCCGCTTCCTGCGCGGCAAGGGCTTCACCGACAAGGAACTGCTCCTCTCCGGGCTCTCCCAGGAGGGCCGTCGCGGGCCCATCGACCGCTTCCGTGGCCGGCTGATGTGGCCCATCCGCGACATCGGAGGGGAAGTCGTCGGGTTCGGCGCCCGCAAGCTCTACGAGGCCGACAACGGGCCCAAGTACCTCAACACCCCCGACACGGCGATCTACCGCAAGTCCCAGGTCCTGTACGGCATCGACCTCGCCAAGCAGCACATCGCCAAGACCAGCCGGGCCGTCGTCGTCGAGGGTTACACCGACGTGATGGCCTGCCACCTCGCTGGGGTGACGACGGCCATCGCCACCTGCGGCACCGCCTTCGGCGGCGACCACATCAAGATCCTCCGCCGGCTGCTGATGGACAACGGATCGGCCCGCGTCATCTTCACCTTCGACGGCGACGCGGCCGGCCAGAAGGCTGCCCTGCGTGCCTTCGAGGACGACCAGAAGTTCGCCGCCGAGACGTACATCGCCATCGCCCCCGACAACATGGACCCCTGCGACCTGCGTCTCGCCAAGGGCGACGAGGCGGTCGCCGACCTGGTCGAACCCCGCACCCCGCTCTTCGAGTTCGCGCTGCGCCAGATCGTCGTCCGCTACGACCTCGACACCCCGGCGGGCCGCGCCGCCGCGCTGGACGAGGCGGCGCCCATCGTCGCCCGCATCAAGAACAGCGGCGCCCAGCACGAGGTCGCCGTCCAGCTCGCCGGCATGCTCGGCATCCTGGACACCCAGTTCGTCGTCAAGAGGGTCGCCCAGCTGGCCCGTTGGGCCCGCGACCGGGGCGGCAAGGGCCCCGCGCCGGCCCGCGGCGGTTCCCAGCCGTACGACGCCGCCCCCCGGCCCACCGCCGGCGGCCCCGCCCTCAACCTGCGCAACGCGGTCTACGCCACCGAACGCGAGCTGCTCAAACTCGCCCTCCAGCGCCCCGAACTGGTCGCCCCGGCCTTCGACGCGTACGGCGTCGACGAGTTCACCGCCGCCCCCTACGCCGCCGTACGCCAGGCGATCCAGGACGCGGGCGGCGCCGAGTGGGGCATGCAGGACGGCCAGGAGTACCTCGTACGGGTCCGGGAGGCCGCGCCCGACGACACGGTCCGCGCGATGGTGACCGAGCTCGCGGTCGAGGCGATCATGCGCCGCACGGTCGACGAGAACTACGCGGGCGAGCAGCTCGTGACCGTCCGCCGCAGGGCCGTGACGCGCCGGCTCACCGATCTGCAGAGCACGCTGACCCGCCTCGGCCACACGGACCCGGCCCAGGCGGCCGCCGTCCAGAACGAGATGATGATCCTGACCAGGTACGACAGGGCACTCCAGCACGAGGGTCCGTCCGCTCTCTGA
- a CDS encoding RNA polymerase sigma factor produces MPESSERGRSRTDSGLAADSAPEVPLLLTSAAIILEVAPVQTQTLSHTDSTADSTAGTAGTTDGTEADAERDVLVAVPPQNRAAHHPETEAETEAETEAEPADPPAEVLEDGPEPEPVVPPRARAVDNSGPSSDLFRQYLREIGRIPLLTAAEEVELARRVEAGLFAEEKLSSTPDLDSELALDLDRLVVMGRMAKRRLIEANLRLVVSVAKRYIGRGLTMLDLVQEGNLGLIRAVEKFDYARGYKFSTYATWWIRQAMSRALADQARTIRVPVHVVELINRVVRVQRRMLQERGYEPTPDEVAAQLDLPPERVGEVLRLAQEPVSLHAPVGEEDDVALGDLIEDGDAASPVESAAFLLLREHLEAVLSTLGERERKVVQLRYGLADGRPRTLEEIGRIFGVTRERIRQIESKTLNKLRDHAFADQLRGYLD; encoded by the coding sequence GTGCCTGAGTCCTCGGAGCGCGGCCGATCCCGGACGGACAGCGGCCTGGCCGCCGACTCCGCCCCCGAAGTACCGCTGCTGCTCACCTCAGCAGCGATCATCCTGGAGGTCGCCCCCGTGCAGACCCAGACCCTGAGCCACACCGACAGCACCGCCGACAGTACGGCCGGCACGGCCGGCACGACCGACGGCACGGAAGCGGACGCCGAGAGGGACGTCCTCGTCGCGGTCCCGCCGCAGAACCGTGCCGCGCACCACCCGGAGACGGAGGCGGAGACGGAGGCGGAGACGGAGGCGGAGCCCGCCGATCCGCCCGCCGAGGTTCTCGAGGACGGGCCGGAGCCCGAGCCCGTCGTACCGCCCCGCGCCCGCGCCGTGGACAACAGCGGCCCCTCCTCGGACCTGTTCCGCCAGTACCTGCGCGAGATCGGCCGGATCCCGCTGCTCACCGCGGCCGAGGAGGTCGAGCTGGCGCGTCGCGTGGAGGCGGGCCTGTTCGCCGAGGAGAAGCTCAGCAGCACGCCCGACCTGGACAGCGAACTCGCCCTCGACCTGGACCGGCTGGTCGTCATGGGCCGGATGGCCAAGCGCCGGCTGATCGAGGCCAACCTGCGGCTCGTGGTCTCCGTCGCCAAGAGGTACATCGGGCGCGGGCTCACGATGCTCGACCTCGTCCAGGAGGGCAACCTCGGCCTGATCCGTGCGGTCGAGAAGTTCGACTACGCCCGCGGCTACAAGTTCTCCACGTACGCCACCTGGTGGATCCGCCAGGCCATGTCCCGGGCGCTGGCCGACCAGGCACGCACCATCCGCGTCCCGGTCCATGTCGTCGAGCTCATCAACCGGGTCGTCCGCGTCCAGCGCCGCATGCTCCAGGAACGCGGCTACGAGCCGACCCCCGACGAGGTCGCCGCCCAGCTGGACCTGCCGCCCGAGCGCGTCGGCGAGGTGCTGCGCCTGGCCCAGGAGCCGGTCTCCCTGCACGCCCCGGTGGGCGAGGAGGACGACGTGGCCCTCGGCGACCTCATCGAGGACGGCGACGCGGCCAGCCCCGTCGAGTCGGCGGCCTTCCTGCTGCTGCGCGAGCACCTGGAGGCCGTGCTCTCCACGCTCGGCGAACGCGAGCGGAAGGTCGTACAGCTGCGCTACGGCCTGGCGGACGGCCGGCCGCGCACGCTGGAGGAGATCGGCCGGATCTTCGGCGTGACGCGCGAGCGGATACGGCAGATCGAGTCGAAGACCCTCAACAAACTCCGCGACCACGCCTTCGCGGACCAGCTGCGCGGCTATCTCGACTGA
- a CDS encoding NAD(P)/FAD-dependent oxidoreductase encodes MVDADQTFVIVGGGLAGAKAAETLRAEGFTGRVILICDERDHPYERPPLSKGYLLGKESRESVFVHEPAWYAQNDIELHLGQTVDAIDRTAKTVRFGDDGTLVHYDKLLLATGAEPRRLDIPGTDLAGVHHLRRLAHAERLKGVLAALGRDNGHIVIAGGGWIGLEIAAAAREYGAEVTVVEPEPTPLHGVLGPELGGLFADLHREHGVRFHFGARLTEIVGQDGMVLAARTDDGEEHPAHDVLAAIGAAPRTSLAEAAGLTLADRAHGGGIAVDAQLRTSDPDIYAAGDVASFPHGLFDTRLRVEHWANALNGGPAAARAMLGKDVTYDRVPYFFSDQYDLGMEYSGWAPPGTYDEVVIRGDAGKREFIAFWVKEGRVLAGMNVNVWDVTEPIQKLIMSRTPVNTEALADPHVPLEDLAP; translated from the coding sequence GTGGTCGACGCGGATCAGACATTTGTCATCGTCGGAGGAGGCCTGGCCGGCGCGAAGGCGGCCGAGACGCTGAGGGCGGAGGGCTTCACCGGCCGCGTGATACTGATCTGCGACGAGCGCGACCACCCCTACGAGCGCCCGCCGCTCTCCAAGGGCTACCTGCTCGGCAAGGAGTCGCGCGAGAGCGTCTTCGTGCACGAGCCCGCCTGGTACGCGCAGAACGACATCGAGCTGCACCTGGGCCAGACCGTCGACGCGATCGACCGCACCGCGAAGACGGTCCGCTTCGGTGACGACGGCACACTCGTCCACTACGACAAGCTGCTCCTGGCCACCGGCGCCGAGCCGCGCCGGCTGGACATCCCCGGCACCGACCTCGCGGGCGTGCACCACCTGCGCCGGCTCGCGCACGCCGAGCGGCTCAAGGGAGTCCTGGCCGCCCTCGGCCGGGACAACGGCCACATCGTGATCGCCGGCGGCGGCTGGATCGGCCTGGAGATCGCGGCGGCGGCCCGCGAGTACGGCGCCGAGGTCACCGTCGTCGAACCGGAGCCGACCCCGCTGCACGGAGTGCTCGGCCCGGAGCTGGGCGGCCTCTTCGCCGACCTGCACCGCGAGCACGGCGTCCGCTTCCACTTCGGCGCCCGGCTCACCGAGATCGTCGGCCAGGACGGCATGGTCCTCGCCGCCCGCACCGACGACGGCGAGGAGCATCCGGCGCACGACGTCCTCGCGGCGATCGGCGCGGCCCCCCGGACGAGCCTCGCGGAGGCGGCCGGCCTCACCCTCGCCGACCGCGCCCACGGCGGCGGGATCGCGGTGGACGCCCAGCTGCGCACCTCCGACCCCGACATTTACGCCGCCGGCGACGTCGCGTCCTTCCCGCACGGCCTCTTCGACACCCGGCTGCGGGTGGAGCACTGGGCCAACGCGCTGAACGGCGGTCCGGCCGCCGCCCGCGCGATGCTCGGCAAGGACGTCACCTACGACCGCGTGCCCTACTTCTTCTCCGACCAGTACGACCTGGGCATGGAGTACAGCGGCTGGGCCCCACCGGGGACGTACGACGAGGTGGTGATCCGGGGCGACGCCGGCAAGCGGGAGTTCATCGCGTTCTGGGTCAAGGAGGGCCGCGTCCTGGCCGGCATGAACGTGAACGTGTGGGACGTCACAGAGCCGATCCAGAAGCTGATCATGTCGAGAACCCCCGTGAACACGGAGGCGCTGGCCGACCCCCACGTCCCACTGGAGGACCTGGCTCCCTAG
- a CDS encoding deoxyguanosinetriphosphate triphosphohydrolase, whose protein sequence is MPYDPPSTERWAHEPDKRPGRTAFQRDRARVLHSSALRRLAGKTQVVTPGERTEAWDATPRTRLTHSLECAQVGRELGAALGCDPDLVEAACLSHDLGHPPFGHNGEQALNDFARDCGGFEGNAQSLRLLTRIEPKRFTDEGSVGLNLTRATLDAATKYPWPRGAHPTDPASPKFGVYEDDRPVFDWVRKEAPGTRTCFEAQVMDWADDVAYSVHDVEDGLHAGHIDPDCLHAEPERQEIFRVAVGRYVPAGTDPAELSAALDRLLDQEWWPHGYDGTAVAQAGLKDATSQLIGRFCLAAEAATRIRWGYLPGRSGTGGGTGRLTRYGAELVVPHEARLECAVLKAVADRYVMQRAEQERLRADQRVVISELAEALTARAPDGLDPQFRALFDRAPDDRARKRVVVDQIASLTDASARSLHTRLTGQTRP, encoded by the coding sequence CGCGCACGCGTCCTGCACTCCTCGGCGCTCAGAAGACTCGCGGGCAAGACCCAGGTGGTCACACCGGGAGAGCGCACCGAGGCATGGGACGCCACCCCCCGCACCCGCCTCACGCACTCCCTGGAGTGCGCCCAGGTGGGCCGTGAACTCGGCGCGGCCCTGGGCTGCGACCCCGACCTGGTCGAGGCGGCCTGCCTCTCGCACGACCTGGGGCACCCCCCGTTCGGCCACAACGGCGAACAGGCCCTGAACGACTTCGCGCGGGACTGCGGCGGCTTCGAGGGCAACGCCCAGTCACTGCGCCTCCTCACCCGCATCGAGCCCAAGCGCTTCACCGACGAAGGGTCCGTCGGCCTCAACCTCACCCGGGCCACCCTCGACGCCGCCACGAAGTACCCCTGGCCCCGGGGCGCCCACCCCACCGACCCCGCGTCCCCCAAGTTCGGCGTCTACGAGGACGACCGGCCCGTCTTCGACTGGGTCCGCAAGGAGGCCCCCGGCACGCGCACCTGCTTCGAGGCGCAGGTCATGGACTGGGCGGACGACGTGGCCTACTCGGTGCACGACGTGGAGGACGGCCTGCACGCGGGGCACATCGACCCCGACTGCCTGCACGCCGAACCGGAACGCCAGGAGATCTTCCGGGTCGCCGTCGGCCGCTATGTTCCGGCCGGCACCGACCCGGCCGAACTCTCCGCCGCCCTCGACCGTCTCCTCGACCAGGAGTGGTGGCCGCACGGCTACGACGGCACGGCGGTCGCCCAGGCCGGCCTGAAGGACGCCACCAGCCAGCTCATCGGCCGTTTCTGCCTGGCCGCCGAGGCCGCCACGCGTATCCGATGGGGGTACCTCCCAGGCCGTTCAGGCACTGGGGGAGGCACGGGCCGCCTCACCCGTTACGGCGCCGAACTCGTCGTCCCGCACGAGGCACGCCTGGAGTGCGCGGTCCTCAAGGCGGTCGCCGACCGGTACGTCATGCAGCGCGCCGAACAGGAACGCCTGCGCGCCGACCAGCGTGTCGTCATCAGCGAGCTCGCCGAGGCGCTCACCGCCCGCGCTCCGGACGGCCTCGACCCCCAGTTCCGGGCGCTGTTCGACCGGGCCCCCGACGACCGCGCCCGCAAGCGCGTCGTCGTCGACCAGATCGCCTCCCTCACCGACGCCTCGGCCCGCTCGCTTCACACCCGCCTGACGGGGCAGACGAGACCCTGA